From Nomascus leucogenys isolate Asia chromosome 15, Asia_NLE_v1, whole genome shotgun sequence, a single genomic window includes:
- the TEX12 gene encoding testis-expressed protein 12: MMANHLVKPDNRNCKRPRELESPVPDSPQLSSLGKSDSSFSEISGLFYKDEALEKDLNDVSKEINLMLSTYAKLLSERAAVDASYIDEIDELFKEANTIENFLIQKREFLRQRFTVIANTLHR, encoded by the exons ATGATGGCAAATCACCTTGTAAAGCCTGATAATAGAAATTGCAAGAGGCCAAGAGAATTGGAG TCTCCAGTGCCAGATAGTCCACAGCTGTCCTCTCTTGGAAAATCAGATTCATCTTTCTCTGAAATTTCCGGACTATTTTATAAAGATGAAGCCTTGGAGAAAGATTTAAATG ATGTGAGCAAGGAAATTAATCTAATGTTGTCTACCTATGCAAAGCTTTTAAG TGAGAGAGCAGCAGTAGATGCGTCTTACATTGATGAGATAGATGAACTCTTCAAAGAAGCCAATACTATTGAAAATTTTCTAATACAAAAAAGAGAGTTCCTGCGACAGAGGTTTACAGTGATTGCAAACACATTACacagataa
- the IL18 gene encoding interleukin-18 isoform X1 yields MAAEPVEDNCVNFVAMKFIDNTLYFIAEDDENLESDYFHKMESKLSIIRNLNDQVLFIDQGNRPLFEDMTDSDCRDNAPRTIFIISMYKDSKPRGMAVTISVKCEKISTLSCENKIISFKEMNPPDNIKDTKSDIIFFQRSVPGHDNKMQFESSSYEGYFLACEKERDLFKLILKKKDELGDRAIMFTVQNEA; encoded by the exons ATGGCTGCTGAACCAGTAGAAGACAATTGCGTCAACTTTGTGGCAATGAAATTTATTGACAATACGCTTTACTTTATAG CTGAAGATGATG AAAACCTGGAATCAGATTACTTTCACAAGATGGAATCTAAATTATCAATCATAAGAAATTTGAATGACCAAGTTCTCTTCATTGACCAAGGAAATCGGCCCCTATTTGAAGATATGACTGATTCTGACTgtagag ataATGCACCCCGGACCATATTTATTATAAGTATGTATAAAGACAGCAAGCCTAGAGGTATGGCTGTAACCATCTCTGTGAAGTGTGAGAAAATTTCAACTCTCTCCTGTGagaacaaaattatttcctttaag gAAATGAATCCTCCTGATAACATCAAGGACACAAAAAGCGACATCATATTCTTTCAGAGAAGTGTCCCAGGACATGATAATAAGATGCAATTTGAATCTTCATCATACGAAGGATACTTTCTAGCttgtgaaaaagagagagacctttttaaactcattttgaaaaaaaaggatgaattggGGGATAGAGCTATAATGTTCACTGTTCAAAACGAAGCCTAG
- the IL18 gene encoding interleukin-18 isoform X2, translating to MIENLESDYFHKMESKLSIIRNLNDQVLFIDQGNRPLFEDMTDSDCRDNAPRTIFIISMYKDSKPRGMAVTISVKCEKISTLSCENKIISFKEMNPPDNIKDTKSDIIFFQRSVPGHDNKMQFESSSYEGYFLACEKERDLFKLILKKKDELGDRAIMFTVQNEA from the exons ATGATTG AAAACCTGGAATCAGATTACTTTCACAAGATGGAATCTAAATTATCAATCATAAGAAATTTGAATGACCAAGTTCTCTTCATTGACCAAGGAAATCGGCCCCTATTTGAAGATATGACTGATTCTGACTgtagag ataATGCACCCCGGACCATATTTATTATAAGTATGTATAAAGACAGCAAGCCTAGAGGTATGGCTGTAACCATCTCTGTGAAGTGTGAGAAAATTTCAACTCTCTCCTGTGagaacaaaattatttcctttaag gAAATGAATCCTCCTGATAACATCAAGGACACAAAAAGCGACATCATATTCTTTCAGAGAAGTGTCCCAGGACATGATAATAAGATGCAATTTGAATCTTCATCATACGAAGGATACTTTCTAGCttgtgaaaaagagagagacctttttaaactcattttgaaaaaaaaggatgaattggGGGATAGAGCTATAATGTTCACTGTTCAAAACGAAGCCTAG